The Pseudomonas orientalis genome contains a region encoding:
- the poxB gene encoding ubiquinone-dependent pyruvate dehydrogenase has product MAKINLAQQLATTLEQAGIKRIWGLTGDSLNGLTDALRSMDSIEWMHVRHEEVAAFAAGAEAAATGELTVCAGSCGPGNLHLINGLFDCHRNHVPVLAIAAQIPSSEIGLNYFQETHPQELFKECSHFIELVSNPEQMPQVLHRAMRSAILNRGVAVVVIPGDVSLLEVDDKLKPWPALHAPRTLPAEADLQRLSDMLQSSEKVTLLCGSGCAGAHDQVVALADALGAPVVHALRGKEHVEWDNPFDVGMTGLIGFSSGYHAMLDCDTLIMLGTDFPYRQFYPTDARIIQVDRDPQALGRRATLDLGIAADVSETIGALLPRLTRKTDRSFLETSLKHYEKARQGLDDLAQPSKADRPIHPQYVARLLSELADDDAIFTADVGSPTVWAARYLKMNGKRRLIGSFNHGSMANAMPQAIGAQAAFPGRQVISMSGDGGFTMLMGDFISLAQLNLPVKVIVFNNASLGFVAMEMKAAGYLDTGTELKNPDFAAMSNAMGILGIRVEQSEDLEPALRQALAHNGPVLVDVVTATQELVMPPTIKLEQAKGFSLYMLKAVMSGRGDEVIELARTNWLR; this is encoded by the coding sequence ATGGCGAAAATCAACCTGGCCCAGCAGTTGGCGACCACCCTTGAACAGGCGGGCATCAAGCGCATCTGGGGCCTGACCGGCGATAGCCTCAATGGGCTCACCGACGCCCTGCGCAGCATGGACAGCATCGAATGGATGCATGTGCGCCACGAAGAAGTGGCCGCGTTCGCCGCCGGCGCCGAGGCCGCCGCCACCGGTGAGCTGACCGTGTGTGCCGGCAGTTGCGGGCCGGGCAACCTGCATTTGATCAACGGTCTGTTCGACTGCCATCGCAACCATGTGCCGGTACTGGCGATTGCTGCGCAGATTCCGTCCTCGGAGATCGGCCTGAATTATTTTCAGGAAACCCATCCCCAGGAACTGTTCAAGGAATGCAGCCATTTTATCGAGCTGGTGAGCAACCCCGAGCAGATGCCCCAGGTGCTGCATCGCGCCATGCGTTCGGCGATCCTCAACCGGGGCGTGGCGGTGGTGGTGATTCCGGGAGACGTGTCGCTGCTGGAGGTAGACGACAAGCTCAAGCCGTGGCCGGCGCTGCATGCACCGCGCACATTGCCGGCCGAGGCCGACTTGCAGCGCTTGAGCGATATGCTCCAGAGCAGCGAGAAAGTCACACTGCTGTGCGGCAGCGGTTGCGCCGGTGCCCATGACCAGGTGGTGGCGTTGGCCGACGCCCTCGGCGCGCCGGTGGTGCATGCGCTTCGCGGCAAGGAGCATGTGGAATGGGATAACCCGTTCGATGTGGGCATGACCGGCCTGATCGGTTTCAGCTCCGGCTACCACGCGATGCTCGACTGCGACACGCTGATCATGCTCGGCACCGACTTCCCTTACCGTCAGTTCTATCCGACCGACGCCAGAATTATCCAGGTTGACCGTGACCCCCAGGCCCTGGGTCGACGCGCGACCCTGGACCTGGGCATCGCCGCCGATGTCAGTGAAACCATCGGCGCGCTGTTGCCGCGCCTGACCCGCAAGACCGATCGCAGCTTCCTCGAAACCTCCCTCAAGCATTACGAGAAAGCGCGCCAGGGCCTGGATGACTTGGCGCAACCGTCCAAGGCTGATCGACCGATCCACCCTCAATACGTAGCACGCCTGCTCAGCGAGCTGGCCGATGATGATGCGATTTTCACCGCCGATGTCGGTTCACCGACCGTATGGGCCGCGCGCTACCTGAAGATGAACGGCAAGCGCCGCCTGATCGGCTCGTTCAACCACGGTTCCATGGCCAACGCCATGCCCCAGGCCATCGGGGCGCAGGCGGCGTTCCCGGGTCGGCAGGTCATCTCGATGTCGGGTGACGGCGGTTTCACCATGTTGATGGGGGACTTCATTTCGCTGGCGCAATTGAACCTGCCCGTCAAAGTGATCGTGTTCAATAACGCATCACTGGGTTTCGTCGCCATGGAGATGAAGGCCGCAGGCTACCTGGACACGGGCACCGAGCTGAAAAACCCGGATTTCGCGGCCATGTCCAATGCCATGGGAATCCTGGGGATTCGCGTGGAACAATCCGAAGACCTGGAGCCGGCCCTGCGCCAAGCGCTGGCCCACAACGGCCCGGTGCTGGTGGATGTGGTGACGGCCACCCAGGAGTTGGTGATGCCGCCGACGATCAAACTCGAACAGGCCAAGGGGTTCAGCCTGTATATGCTCAAGGCGGTAATGAGCGGGCGTGGTGATGAAGTGATCGAGCTGGCGCGCACCAACTGGCTGCGCTGA
- a CDS encoding NADH:flavin oxidoreductase/NADH oxidase family protein — protein sequence MSPFEALQLPNGQVISNRIAKAAMEENMADLNQAPSRELKQLYKAWAEGEPGLLLTGNVMIERRAMTGPGGVALENEQHLESFREWADVARAKGVHFWVQLSHPGRQTMANLGQQALAPSAIALDLGSFSRMFAKPRAMTEDDIQDVIQRFATSARLAEKAGFTGVQIHGAHGYLLSQFLSPLSNHRTDRWGGSLENRARLLLEVIHAVRASVSPSFCVAVKLNSADFQRGGFDAADARAVVELLNPLPIDLLELSGGSYEAPAMQGEARDGRTLAREAYFLEFAKELVTIARMPLMVTGGIRRLPVVQQVLDSGIAMAGIATALTLEPQLIKHWREGRDLNPQLKPIDWKRKPLAALATLALVRDQMRRLSRGRLPNAKAAPWLALVCDQWFTARRTRQYRASMTQSSH from the coding sequence ATGTCACCTTTTGAAGCCTTGCAACTGCCCAACGGCCAGGTTATTTCCAACCGCATCGCCAAGGCGGCGATGGAAGAAAACATGGCTGATCTGAATCAGGCACCCTCCCGCGAACTGAAGCAGTTGTACAAGGCCTGGGCCGAGGGTGAACCCGGCCTGCTGCTCACCGGCAACGTCATGATCGAACGCCGCGCCATGACCGGCCCCGGTGGCGTTGCGCTGGAAAACGAGCAACACCTGGAGAGCTTTCGCGAATGGGCCGATGTGGCGCGGGCCAAGGGCGTGCACTTCTGGGTGCAGCTCAGCCATCCGGGGCGCCAGACCATGGCCAATCTGGGCCAACAGGCACTGGCGCCGTCTGCCATCGCGCTGGACCTGGGCAGCTTTTCCAGAATGTTCGCCAAGCCCAGGGCCATGACCGAAGACGACATCCAGGACGTGATCCAACGCTTCGCCACCAGCGCCCGCCTGGCCGAGAAAGCCGGGTTCACCGGGGTGCAGATCCACGGTGCCCACGGTTACCTGCTGAGTCAGTTTCTCTCACCCTTGAGCAACCATCGCACCGACCGCTGGGGCGGCTCACTGGAAAACCGCGCGCGCCTGCTGCTCGAGGTGATCCATGCCGTGCGCGCCAGCGTCAGCCCGTCCTTTTGCGTGGCGGTAAAGCTCAACTCCGCCGACTTCCAGCGCGGCGGGTTCGATGCCGCCGACGCACGTGCCGTGGTCGAACTGCTCAACCCACTGCCGATTGACTTGCTGGAATTGTCCGGCGGCAGCTACGAAGCGCCGGCCATGCAAGGCGAGGCACGGGACGGCCGCACCCTGGCCCGTGAGGCGTACTTCCTGGAGTTCGCCAAGGAACTGGTCACGATCGCCAGGATGCCGTTGATGGTCACCGGCGGTATTCGCCGCCTGCCCGTCGTGCAACAAGTGCTCGACAGCGGCATTGCCATGGCCGGCATCGCCACCGCCCTGACCCTGGAGCCGCAACTGATCAAACACTGGCGCGAGGGCCGCGACCTCAACCCACAGCTCAAACCCATCGACTGGAAACGCAAACCCCTGGCCGCCCTCGCCACCCTCGCCCTGGTGCGCGACCAGATGCGCCGCCTGAGCCGCGGGCGCCTGCCCAACGCCAAGGCCGCTCCGTGGCTGGCGCTGGTGTGTGACCAGTGGTTTACCGCGCGGCGTACGCGGCAGTACCGCGCAAGCATGACGCAATCTTCACATTAA
- a CDS encoding MerR family transcriptional regulator, with protein sequence MNIGELAKQSGLAASRIRFYEAEGLISQVGRQANGYRRYAPEALQTLQLIQSAQQAGFTLQELKALMPAPGEHKRDELIEALERKVAQIEVMQAQLAHNKAQLLGVIEAVRAQPEGVPCSMGQKQVLASIKT encoded by the coding sequence ATGAATATTGGTGAACTGGCAAAACAGAGCGGGTTGGCGGCGTCGCGCATCCGTTTTTATGAGGCCGAGGGGTTGATCAGTCAGGTCGGGCGCCAGGCCAATGGTTATCGGCGCTATGCCCCTGAGGCGCTGCAGACGCTGCAATTGATCCAGAGCGCGCAGCAGGCCGGCTTTACCTTGCAGGAACTCAAGGCGTTGATGCCCGCGCCGGGGGAGCACAAGCGTGATGAGTTGATCGAGGCATTGGAGCGCAAGGTGGCGCAGATCGAGGTGATGCAGGCGCAGTTGGCTCACAACAAGGCGCAATTATTGGGCGTGATCGAGGCGGTACGAGCGCAGCCCGAAGGCGTGCCTTGCTCCATGGGGCAGAAGCAGGTGCTGGCGTCGATTAAAACCTAA